TTGGTTGGAGCGTGGGTGCTCCCAGCATGGGGGGACAGTGtggggtgtccccccccccccgcagccccaGTGCTCTGCCTGGGGCTATCCTGCTTGGGCAGACTCCAGCAAGCTCCCTCTGTCCCCTTCCCCGtggctgcagcccaggcacagTTGGCTTCAGTGCTTTCCTCTGCCAAGGTTTTGCTCCGAGGCTGTGTTAAGTGATGAGCTCCTAAATCGGCCGCGCACAGCGGGAGGTAGGAGGgggaagcagctgcaggagaaggagcaaATTCCCCTCTCTCATTTAATGATCTTTATTTGGGTCTCCGTAGGGGAAGAAGCCCTTGCCAGGAGCATAGCCCTGTTTTCCAAGATGCTCTGCTCGTAGCCAGGATACGTGCGTGCCTGACGGTCACGTCTGCGCTGGCCGGGGCTGCTATGGGCTCATGTTTTGTAAATCTCTCAGCAACGTCGTGGTGTGGGCTTTAAAACAGATGCCAAGAGGGCACTTCCCAGGGGCTCAggttccccatccctgctcctaATGCAGAAACCTGAGTACAGGCAAACCTTGGGCCCTGGGTTGGTTCAGATGGGGAGTTTTGGTTCAGATTTGCTTCAGATGGGGAGCTTTGGTTCAGATTTGCTTCAGATGGGGAGCTTTGGCTCAGATTTGGTTCAGACGGGGAGCTTTGGTTCAGATTTGGTTCAGACGGGGAGCTTTGGCTCAGATTTGGTTCAGATGGGGAGCTTTGGTTTAGATTTGGTTCAGATGGGGAGCTTTGGTTCAGATTTGGTTCAGATGGGGAGCTTTGGCTCAGATTTGGTTCAGACGGGGAGCTTTGGTTTAGATTTGGTTCAGATGGGGAGCTTTGCAAAGCCCAGAGCCCCTGGGCTGCTTCCTGCCCTTTggtgggaaaggagaaaggtgGTTTTACAGGGGTAGTGTCCTAGACCCTGCCTCTGAGCTCGTTGTTGGGTGTTCTCTTAGCTGGGTGGGTGCTAATGGACAAGGATACCAAGGGGATTGCGGCCAGCAGCTGCTCCCGGTGACAGCCAGTGATGGCAAAACATCAGGGGGAAGTCCTGAGGATGTGAGCTCTCAAGCTTGTATTTCCCTTCCAGACCCTCATCGCCCTGCCCATGATGTTAATGGGCTTCTGCACATTGAAAGTTCTCACTGCGAACTTTTCCATTTGCTGGGAAGCCTCAACAAAATAACTCCCAGTGCCCATGTGGGGGCCAGTGCCACTGCCTAGAGCCAAGCTCAACTCAAGTGTTTCCGACAGGCGCTAGTGGAGCACTCAATGGCAGCAAAGCGGGTTTGGGTGCAGCTGAAGACAGGGAGTTAAGCTCAGCCTCAGCTCCCGTGTGGTCCAGCAGATGCTGAAGTTGCTGAGATCCAGGTCAGGTTTGCTCTCAGCCAACGTTTCCCAGTAGCAGTCGAGATTCAGATCTGGCTGGTGGTTCAGTCCAACTGCTCGGGTCGAAGTGAGAGTAGAGCACCCATTTGTCCTGCTCCCCCTTCCCTGGTTTTAGAGGAGTTATTCACTTTGGTAGAGAAATAAAGATGCTCATGGAATATTAAATACCTCCCCAAAGCCCCTGTTGCTGATGAGTGGCTTCTGCACCTCGCTCCCTAGTACATGCAGTGACCTTTTAGAAATGTTGAACATTGTGGTCGTATCTAAATGTCTTCTCTCCTGGGAGCATCTTGTGGAGATAGAGATTCAGACATGATGTCtatcaagaagaaaagcagattgCGGCCAATCTGTGGCTGCCTGCGCAGTATTGCCTGGGCCGTGTGCTCAAGAATCATAAGGTTGTCTCTAAAAATAAGCGGTGGCTTCTTTTGAGTTGTCTCCTTGGCATCTGAGCTCATTAGGGAATCCTCGTTTCTGGGTTTTCACAGTATTTGTGAGGGCTGGGAATTTCCACATGGAAGGGAAGTGGTCGCGGCTGTCGAAGACTCAGGATGGGGTGGGAAGACGGCTCCATGCAGACGTCAGTCATGGCTTTTCCTGGGTAGAAAGGGTAAATCCTCCCTCTGCTGAGAGCTCACACAGACTTCCTGCTCCAGCATCATCTCAGCTGGCCCCGAGACCTGGGGCTGTTGAGCAGGGGTTGATGCGTGAGATGCAGCAGCTGCCAGTCACCAAAATAGCTCCCTTCTAGAGAAGGTTTTCGTGTTTCTCCAGCAGTCCCTTTGAGCCACGCTTGGGGACACTTCCTGCAGTGACCCAGCCTGTCTCCTCACACACATCTCTCCTTTCAGGCTTTCTCTCCCTGTTTCTGCGAGTTGTCAGGAGAATCTGTTTCTGTTTGAGCGGCCTCAAGAGGGACACAAAGGTGTCTGTCAGGAGCACGGTCaccacagctcccagcccgGCTTCCATGGCTGGTGGGTGCAGTCATCCAGCTGATGATgccccagggagctgcagcatcaGGAATTCTCCAGGCATGAGCGGGGGACCCCACCATCCAGAGCCTGCCGGCTGTCCTCCTGCCACCATGGGTGTCCCAGCACCAACCCTGCTGCTCGGTTCTCCCCtgtgctcctcctgccccagcctggctttgcAGGGCAATGAACTGACCCAAAGCAATGTGCTCTGGgtgcagcaagagcagcagagccGGGGGAATTTGTTCCCCAAAAAGACTCCGATGGGATTAACTCCCTGCTAGATAATCTCCATTAGGTCTGGTGattgattttcttcctgtttagccccagctctctcctcctctccccatttCAGCTGGATTATTCTCATGCTTGGCTTGCTAATTGCCTGATCTCTAGAGCCTCCTTGGAATGAGGCAGACACATCACTGGCCTCCTCTGACCCTCTgagctttctgcctttttgtttATGCCTCAACTCTGATTTAATCCCCTCCACTCCCCATCATGGATCATGTCTTCCAAGAGGGAAAAACATGCTGGCGTAACTCCTGGACCCAGGGAAGGTCCTAGGGATGcccctgcccctcctccctgtcaccTCCATCCTCTCCTCACCCCCTGGTCTTTTCCAGGGCTTTTCCAAGCTCAGTGTGGCCACAAACCTGCTGGGTTTGCAGACTCAAGGCAATGGATTAAATAAAGGTGCAGGAGCCACAGGTTTATTTTTGAGTGATGGCACGAGAAACCTGGGAAATGCAGCACAAGTCATCTTCGGGATGTTCAGGGTGCACTCAGGGTGCCCATGCTCCACTATAAGCCCACTCCAAGGGCTGTGGGTGATCTGAGTCCCAGAAGAGCCATGGAGCCTAGTTGATGCAGCCGTATTCCCATTCCTGGTAATCAAGTCGATAGCCCTGGACCAAGGAGCACACAGAGCTTGTAGTGATGGTGAATCTGAAACTTTCCCTTGAGCCATCCTGGCGAGCTGTACATGTCCATGTAGACAAGACCCTTAgagatatggtttagtggtggccttggcagcgctggggtaaAGGTGGCTGCCTCTGCCAAGCTGCTGCCAAGCCGCTGGCACCAAGCCTGATGCAGGCAGCGACTGGGACActtggctgccagggcagggctgagcaGTGAATGGGCATCGCTCAGGGTATTTCCAGGAGCGTTTGGCTGCTGTTGGTGTTTGTAGGAGCCCTCTCCTGTCCCGTGCCAAGTTTGGGACGTGCTGGCACTGGTGCGAGTCGCTGGCACTGCCACCTCCCTGTGACCTGCGCATCAGGGCACTGATAATATCCCTCCATCAGTATTTTGAGGATGAGCCTTTCCAAAAGGCATGGGGGTCCCAAGATCACTGCACCATGTGCAGAGGGGTGACACGGGCTTGGCCtcgagcagcagcagcgggtTCTTGAAGAAGGTCTCAGCAGGACCATTTTGCATCCTGCAAGTcaggaagaataaaagaagACATTGCTACGACTGAAGGATTTGTACTTGCACAATGTCAAAAGAGGGGGACCTGCAATTGTCAACCTTGGCTTATTTTCTGGTCTTTAttcagaaaaagggagaaaatgacAGCTGAGGAGCCATTGTTCTTAGAGGAGGTGATTGCGCCCAGTGTGTGCACCAAAGCAGGAGCCATTTGAATGGGGTGGAAGAGACCTTGCTCCCTCCTTTTCCCTACAACGTGGTGGTGCAAGGGAGCAAAACCCCACGTCCAAGAGCTGGGTGGTTGAAGAGCACCGGTTCCTCCGTGCTCTGACCCTGCCTGCTGGGAAGCACCGCGCTGCCGGTGGCTGGCACAAACTGCGTTCCATGGCCTCACATCCTcctgggaagggaggggaggaaggggctgctcCCAAGGGGTCAGAGGTGGTCCAGGCTTCCCCCCTGCCATGCCGCAGCCCCTTGGGTTTTCCCGACTCCgttccccagccctgcatgCAGCAAGCGTGTTATTTTTAAGACTGAATTAAACGCAAGGAGAGCCTCAATCGGAGCCTTCAACTAAAGGCTTAATTGGCCTCGCTCCCCAGGGACCAAGCTGCGCTATCAGGGTAATGAGCTATTAATAAACAGCTctgagctcagctctgcctgcGGTGGATGGGGATCACATCCCCCTGGTTGTCACTGCAGGGGACGTGGGGTCTCTGTCACTGGGGTGGCTTCTATGGGATGTCCTGGAGCTGGCAGGGACCCCCGTGGTCAGAGCTGGCATCAGCCACCTTGGCTCGTGAGAGCTCGTATCTGCCTGCGTTTGCTGGGAGGGGGCTCATGCAACTTCCCCCATGGGCTTTGCTGAGGGTATCAAGGCTGTGCCCAGCTCCACCGGAGCACCCATGGGGCAGCCAGGGTGGCCgatgctctgctccagctgtgGAGCGGGGAGGAGAGCCcggggctgcagctcctgctccccatcTGCTGGGTAAAACAATGCCAGCGGGTTCAGACCTTTGCTTCGGGGATCAGGTGGCCGGAGTAGTAACCAAAAGTGGAGTAGGGTTACCCCGGCTCATTCATAATGAACACAGCCCAGAGCTGGCGTGCTCCGGGCTGCCTCGGCACAGCGGCGTGGGCAGGGAGGCGGAGGGGACAGGATGCAGCCAAGCATGGGAGACCATTATCCTGGCAGCAGTGCCTGGGCATATTTGTTTAGTGTAGAGACACTAAATAAGAAGTGCTGTGAGACGTTGGGAGAGTTTTTAACTTGTGGGTTTGCAGGTCGTGCCTGGCTGCATCCTTCCCATCCAGCCCCGTGGCAGAGCAGGAGTGGAGGCTTCTGAACTAGGGGGAACCAGGCAAAGCCTCCCCCTGAGCCAGCTCAGGCTCCCGAGGCCACCAGCCAGGCAGAGCCCATTGCAAAATGGCTCTTGGCACGGCTGTGAGCAGCCTCCTTGAAAGCAGAGGCTGCCGAGCAGCTCCAGAGCAAGGAGCTCTGGTCCTCAGGTGGCATTTGAGGATCCCCAGTTGCTGGACACAGGGGTTTGGGTGCAAGGAGGGAAGCTTGAGCAGTGCTGGAGAGAGggtgaggagggaaggaggggctgCGATGTGTGGCAGGGGCAGCAATGGGGTCTCTGGTCCCACACTGCTGTCCCACAGCAAGGAAGGACGATGCTGCATCCACCCAGCTGTACAACTCCTTGTGGGAGGAATGATAACACCTCCctcttggtttggtttattggaagagaaaggggaatGTGTCTTGCCCCACCACTCCAGGGTGCTCCCTCCTCCATGGGGGACAAGGATGGGGGATTCAGGTGGAAGTGGTGCCTCATCCTCTTCCTGCTGTGAGGTTGCCCCGGCAGTTCCTACCATGTCTCCTGGTGTCGAGCAGCACCTCCTCCTTTATCCCTCCATCACCCCCTGAAACAAGCACCAGCCACCTTATCAGAAGCTTTTGGGCAGTGAGGACGATCAGGGTGGCTGGAGGGGCTGCTTCTGCCCTCTGTACCCCCCAAATTGCCTTTGTTGGGCTGAGAAAGAGCCCACAGCACCCCAGCCAAGCAGCTCTGCCACTTAATTAGGTTAATGACAGTGCTTCGTTGTGGAAAGGCAGCTGAGGAGTTTGCAGGCCCCAAGAGGTGTTTCCAGGCAGCCGGGAAGATCTGGGGCACAGGAAacagggaaagggaagcagagaaaagggaaagcagcagcaaagtgctAATCCCTGGGAAGAGGGCAGCCAGGCTCCTCGCATTGTCAGTGCTAATCCCTCATCTGAGAAGCTTGTGCCCATGGATGCTTTAATCTCCACTCCAAGAGGGTGACGCTGAGGACAGGGACAGGACAGGTCCCTTTGTGCAGTGCTGAGCATCCGCTTGTCCTGCAGGACCTCACTGAGCCCGGGGCCTGGGAAGGATCTGTGCCACTGGATGAGACCCGGACAGGGAGCGGAGGGGATGTTGCATCCCACCTGTGTCATGAGTTTGCAGGGCCTCTGACTGCATCTCTTTGCTCCTACACTGCCCCGGAGGGTCTGTGTCCCCCGTTATCCTGGGCACTCATGGTCCCCATGCCTGTGTGTGCACtgtcagtggtgcccagcaggtgtgagctgggcagggagcagaggctgggaTGCGAGTCTGCTTCCATGTCTCCTCTTGCAGGTCTTTccccctgcctcagtttccctgctcTCTTAACAGCATGTGCAGGCAATGAGGCTCGTTGAGCCCAGCTTTGCACAGGGCACAATCACTGGGTTACACTTTAGATGCTGAGGGTCCTGCAGGGCTTCTTGCTGAGGGCTGGGACTTCATCATTACCACGGGACGTGGTTTGGGGTGAGTTTTCCAGTCTCAGCCCACACGGGTGGTCTGGGGCTGGGCAGGACTTCGTTGGCTTCCCCCAGGCTCGATGCTGACTCCACATCTCTCTCCCTTCCAGGCGCATGGGAGAATGGTCGTGAGCCCATAGGACCATGCTCTACACAATGAGATGTTGGCTCCCGGTCCTGGTCCTCCACCTGGTGCTGCTGAGCCCCCGGCGGGTGGCCACCTGCCCTGCCCGCTGCGAGTGCGCCCCGCAGATCAGGTCAGTGGTGTGTCACCGCAAGCGGCTCACCTCCATCCCCGAGGGCATCCCCACCGAGACCAAGATCCTGGAGCTCAACAAGAACCGCATCCGCTGCCTGAACCCAGGGGACCTCTCCCCGTACCcgctgctggaggagctggattTTAGCGAGAACATCATCTCCAATGTGGAGCCGGGCGCCTTCAGCAACCTGTTCAACCTGCAGACCCTGCGGCTGCGGGGGAACCAGCTCAAGCTCATCCCCCCGGGGGTCTTCACCAAACTGACCAACCTCACCCTCCTGGACATCAGTGAGAACAAACTCGTCATCCTGCTGGACTACATGTTCCAGGACCTGCGAAACCTGAAGAGCCTGGAGGTGGGGGATAACGATTTGGTGTACATCTCCCAGCGGGCCTTCTCGGGGCTGCTCGGCCTGGAGCAGTTGACCATTGAGAAGTGCAACCTGACCTCCATCTCTGCCGAGTCGCTCTCCTACCTCCAGAACCTGGAGGTGCTGCGGCTCCGGCACCTCAGCATCTCTGCGCTGGAGGACCAGAACTTCAAGAAGCTCTACAACCTCCTGCAGCTGGAGATCGACAACTGGCCGCTGCTGGAAGACATCTCCCCCACCAGCTTTCAGGGCCTGAACCTCACCTTTCTCTCCATCACCTACACCAACATCACAGCCGTGCCCGCCGCTGCCTTGAGGAACCTGGTGTACCTCCGGTACCTGAACCTGTCCTACAACCCCATTAGCACTGTGCTGAAGGGCTCCTTTAAAGACCTCATCCGGCTCCAGGAGCTCCACATCGTGGGCGCTCTCCTGGTGTCCGTGGAACCACAGGCTTTCTCCGGCCTGAGACAAATCCGGCTGCTCAACCTCTCCAGCAACTTTCTCTCCACGCTGGAGGAGAGCACCTTCCACTCCGTCAACACGCTGGAGACACTGCGGGTGGACAGGAACCCCTTGGCCTGCGACTGCCGCCTCCTCTGGATCCTGCAGCGGCGGAAGACGCTCAACTTCGACGGGCAGCAGCCCATGTGCTCCTCACCGCCCGAAATCCAGGGCAATGCCCTGCGGGACTTCCCGGACTCCGTGCTCTTTGAGTACTTCACCTGCCAGAAGCCCAAGATAAAGGATCGGAAGCTGCAGCACGTGACGGCGCGGGAAGGACAGTCCGTGTCCTTCCTTTGCCGGGCGGATGGGGAGCCAGACCCCTCCATTGCCTGGGTGTCCCCCCAGCACCGCATGATCACCACCCGCAGCACGGGGCGGGTGACCGTGCTGCCTGGGGGCACCCTGGAGATCCGCTTTGCCCAGGTGCAGGACAGTGGCACCTACATCTGCATCGCCAGCAACGCCGGTGGCAACGACACCTACTTCGCCACCCTGACGGTCAAAGGGCGCCTGAATGACGGCTCCCACTATGCCAACCGGACTTTGTACCTCCATGAGTTCAACGACACCTCTCACAATGACACGCAGGTCTTCTTGAAGTTTACGttggacctcaagaccatcctGGTCTCCACGGCCATGGGCTGCATCACCTTCCTTGGCGTGGtgctcttctgcttcctcctcctctttgtcTGGAGCCGGGGCCGCGGGCAGCACAAGAACAACTTCTCAGTGGAGTACTCCTTCCGCAAGGTGGACggtcccaccaccaccaccggcCAAGGAGGAGCCAGGAAGTTCAACATGAAGATGATCTGAGCCTCTCCTGGTGGGGAACCGTTGTCTGCTGCCCGGCCATGGGCACAGCCGCAGGAGGATGGGGCCGGGCCATGTGGGAGCACTGGTGATGTCCCAGGGCTGGCGATGGGACATCGCTGTGCTGGGACATGGCCGGAACCACAGTCAGAACCGCGTAGACCTTGGGGTTGGAGAGCGATGACCCCAGCCCCATGGTGAGCCCTAGGGGCACAAATGGCTCAGGGGCCATCCCGGCTCCAGGGGCTCCCAATGTAGCCAACATCTTTGCTACCAACTATGCATTTCTCCAGCCAACAAATCAGCAGCGTTTGGacctgggaagaaaaaaaaaacctgattccccttttttcccccttttcccttttttttttttaagagcctCTGGAAAACTTTCCTGGTGGTTGGTTCTGgttcttctctttccttgttgttggggtttgggggttttttggtccaatgatttattttttttttaatgaatttccAAGAGAAAAGTCTTCCGTGGCGATGCAGGACTGGGAGAGGCACTGGGGGAGGTTGTGCTAAGTCGGGgtgcccccccagccccttggCAAAGCTGGATCCCCAAAGGCACATCTGTGCCTGGAAAGCTTCCCATCGGCGAATTTAAGACACAGCATCTGCAAACGTGGGtgcccagggatgctcctgcacAAGCAATAATAACCCACCCAAAGCTGGGCTCTGAAGGGGcaacagcaagaaataaaaggggGAAGGAAGGCAAAATGAGGCCAAGGTCATTAaatgaggaggagcagccctggggtGATGCAAGGCCCTGTCTTTGCACCCGCCCAAGCCGCTGTGGGAGCAGCAGGGTGGGGAGTCAGGATTCCTACAGTGCGAAAGGCATTTTTGGGTCCATTTTCCTTGGCTTGCAAagtctgcagcagagcaggagctggctcATCCTGTGCAGGGGGGACCGCACAGCccaggaaagaagagagaaaggctTGGAATGAGCAGCTCAGGAGccaacaacaaaagcaaatacCAGGAGAAGGACCCGGCTGGCACCTCCATTGTGTCCGCCCGGATCATGCACCCTCCAGCGCTGAGGACCAAGGGTTGGTGTCCCTGGGCTTGGCTCCCTGCTGCCAAGGGCATTGTTCCCGActtcccatcccacccctgcccagggcagcgctGGCTTCAGCTCAGGGATAGGATTTTGGGTGGgagaaggagcagagctggcgCAGATAGAAAGGAAGAGCCTGGATGGGACCTAGACGGGTCAAGGAGCCCAtcacttcctcctcttcctctttcttctcctcccatGTGCACCCATGGGAGCTGCTGCACATCCCACCTCTGGCCCCGTTCCTGTGGGCACGTCTACCTACCTGGATGCAGGGCTCTGGGAGCTGGAGAAGGCAGTTGCCCGTCTTCTCCTGGGCATCCCTGGGCTTGGGGGGCTGCACTGGAGGCAGGGGCTCCGGAGGGGTCAGGGCTTTGCTGCACAAGTGGCTGCTCAGATGCTCCCCTCTCGCACCAATGGGAGCCCCAGGGGGGAGAGGAGCGATGGAGCCAGTGGGTTCAGCACCCACCCTCCTCTCCAAGGTGCTCCCGCTGGTCACTCGCAGGATCCAGCCCCAAAGTGGGGGGGATGCTGCCCATCTCTCCCTTCGCATTCCCGGTGCCCCCCGCTCCCCGAGCCGTGCATGCCGTGTCCCACCGCGGTCTCACCCGCGTGCCCTTGTCTGGTGTTTTTTAGCTGGGGGGTTTAGGGGTGGGAAGGGGGTCAGGGATGGACCCTTGTGTCCAGGAGCAGAGGCGGGTTTGGGCAGTGCAGACCTGGCACCGTTTTGTATGTACCGAGCATGTGAATTGTATTTGCggggaaaagagacaaaaaaagggacttttgtggcttgtttggttttttccccatgttcCCGAGTAAGAAAAGCCACAATGAGCAGACAAAGCccaagcagggctgggagcaagcATGGAGCTGGGCAGAACCTGGAAAGGGCAGCTGGAGTCACTGGCACCACATGCAGGGTTGGTGCTTTAGTGCTTTCCTGCCCGGTGCAAGCCAAGGGAGTCCCGGGATTGAGCAGATGTTAAATCCCTGGAGCTCTGCTGGGATGTGCAGCCCATCGGCTGGTCATCACCACCATCAGCTCCACAAACCCCTTAATAAATCACCTTTCAGAGGATACTGAAGTCCCTATTTATAACTAATAAATGATTAATGTGCATATGTTAACAAACCGATGCTGCTATTAAtctattattaattattaataggGTGTTTATAAGGATGCGCTTAAGCTGGAGGGTGCAAAGCCAGCACCTCCCCTCCTGCTTGCAGGGAAACTGGGGTTGGGAGGTTAAAAGGATTCCCATACACACAGCAGTGTGGAcacatgcatgtgcacacacacacagagccaaaCCCCTCCGATGAGACTGGAAAACCTCCCCAGCGCCCAgatttccctcctcccaggctccgTGCCTGACCTGCCCCATGCCATTCCCAATCCCAGCTTTCCCAGCATGGGACTGGGTTGAGGATTTCGAGGCTGAGGGGTGGTGGAAGCAAAGCAACGCTTCCATCTGCAGGAGAAAGGGGCCCTGCTTCCCAGCTTCTGCACCCCCACTTC
Above is a window of Lathamus discolor isolate bLatDis1 chromosome 21, bLatDis1.hap1, whole genome shotgun sequence DNA encoding:
- the LINGO3 gene encoding leucine-rich repeat and immunoglobulin-like domain-containing nogo receptor-interacting protein 3; protein product: MLYTMRCWLPVLVLHLVLLSPRRVATCPARCECAPQIRSVVCHRKRLTSIPEGIPTETKILELNKNRIRCLNPGDLSPYPLLEELDFSENIISNVEPGAFSNLFNLQTLRLRGNQLKLIPPGVFTKLTNLTLLDISENKLVILLDYMFQDLRNLKSLEVGDNDLVYISQRAFSGLLGLEQLTIEKCNLTSISAESLSYLQNLEVLRLRHLSISALEDQNFKKLYNLLQLEIDNWPLLEDISPTSFQGLNLTFLSITYTNITAVPAAALRNLVYLRYLNLSYNPISTVLKGSFKDLIRLQELHIVGALLVSVEPQAFSGLRQIRLLNLSSNFLSTLEESTFHSVNTLETLRVDRNPLACDCRLLWILQRRKTLNFDGQQPMCSSPPEIQGNALRDFPDSVLFEYFTCQKPKIKDRKLQHVTAREGQSVSFLCRADGEPDPSIAWVSPQHRMITTRSTGRVTVLPGGTLEIRFAQVQDSGTYICIASNAGGNDTYFATLTVKGRLNDGSHYANRTLYLHEFNDTSHNDTQVFLKFTLDLKTILVSTAMGCITFLGVVLFCFLLLFVWSRGRGQHKNNFSVEYSFRKVDGPTTTTGQGGARKFNMKMI